The following are from one region of the Salvia hispanica cultivar TCC Black 2014 chromosome 1, UniMelb_Shisp_WGS_1.0, whole genome shotgun sequence genome:
- the LOC125202107 gene encoding pentatricopeptide repeat-containing protein At4g21300 gives MRLTHQCRIGFSSISSRDSLLLNRFLHSAEKSHNFPYTEEVLASHIAPLLEQKNPSQSPSVLQQIHAQFTVNGLLNKGILGTRILGVYISRSSYSDAKKLFWQLNLRYASPWNWMIRGFTQMGRFDLGVLLYFKMLSNGTDPDKYTFPYLIKACSGLRAVGLVKFVHRMVKDLGFEVDVYVGSALVGFYAENDCLDDARKVFDKLPQRDVVLWNGMLNGYLKFEGLEGELIELFGEMRRSEVEPNAVTYTCILKQCSSKSMLNLGAQLHGLVIRCGFEMHSSVANTLVALYAKCRCFSEARRLFDHVEQDNIVAWNSMIGGYVQNGLMDESLDLFSRLICSDVKPDSVTFASLLPLVPELGCLDLGKEIHGYIIRNAVFLDLFLTNALIDMYFKCKSADMARKVFEQSSAMDIVICTAMISGFALNGMNSDALEIFRCLVERKMSPNAVTFASTLPACAGSMALALGKELHGSIIRRGLEGRCYIASALTDMYAKCGRLDLGHRVFERTLERDYVCWNSIIMSCSQNGKPEMAMDIFREMGLEGARYDCVSISAALSACASLSSLCHGKELHGFMMRGGFELDLFASSALIDMYAKCGNLGLAQRVFDVMESRNEVSWNSIIAAYGNHGRLQECLALFDAMEGEGYEPDSVTFLAIMSACGHAGRVEEGRRYFNMMVEKRGIPARREHYACLIDMLGRAGRLGEAFEMIGEMPFSPDAGVWGTLLGACRIHGDVELAEVASKQLSQLDPQNSGYYVLLSNLHADSGKWGRVDEIRSVMKERGVQKIPGFSWIEVKNCNNVFAAADKNHQEASQIYQLLDHLLVELQDEGYVPRLDSPVPPLIDAEAC, from the coding sequence ATGCGATTAACGCATCAATGTCGAATAGGATTTTCGTCAATTTCATCGCGAGATTCATTGCTTCTTAACCGATTTCTCCATTCAGCCGAAAAATCGCACAATTTTCCTTACACAGAGGAGGTTTTGGCTTCCCACATCGCGCCGCTTCTAGAGCAGAAGAATCCCTCTCAATCCCCCTCCGTTCTTCAACAAATTCACGCCCAATTCACAGTTAATGGACTCCTCAACAAGGGAATTTTGGGGACGAGGATTTTGGGCGTTTACATCTCGCGCAGCAGCTATTCCGACGCCAAGAAGCTTTTCTGGCAGCTCAATCTGCGGTATGCTTCCCCTTGGAATTGGATGATTCGAGGGTTTACGCAGATGGGGCGTTTCGATTTGGGGGTTTTGCTCTATTTCAAGATGCTTAGCAACGGCACCGATCCTGATAAATACACTTTCCCTTATTTAATCAAAGCTTGCAGCGGACTGCGCGCTGTTGGTTTGGTGAAATTTGTGCATCGGATGGTGAAAGATTTGGGTTTTGAGGTGGATGTGTATGTGGGCAGTGCTTTGGTTGGTTTTTATGCGGAAAATGATTGTTTGGATGATGCGCGGAAGGTGTTTGATAAATTGCCTCAGAGAGATGTGGTGTTGTGGAACGGTATGCTTAACGGTTACTTGAAATTCGAGGGTTTGGAGGGTGAATTGATTGAATTGTTTGGGGAAATGAGGAGGAGTGAAGTTGAGCCTAATGCGGTTACGTATACTTGTATTCTAAAACAATGTAGCTCGAAATCGATGTTGAATTTGGGAGCTCAGCTTCATGGTTTGGTTATTAGGTGTGGCTTCGAGATGCATTCTTCGGTGGCTAACACGTTGGTTGCGTTGTATGCGAAGTGTCGTTGCTTCTCTGAGGCAAGGAGGCTGTTTGATCACGTCGAGCAAGATAATATTGTCGCGTGGAATAGTATGATCGGAGGGTATGTTCAGAACGGGCTCATGGACGAGTCTCTTGATTTGTTTAGTAGATTGATTTGCTCGGATGTAAAGCCGGATTCTGTCACCTTTGCAAGCTTGCTCCCTTTGGTTCCTGAATTAGGGTGTCTGGACTTGGGGAAGGAGATTCACGGCTATATTATTAGAAACGCGGTGTTTCTTGATTTGTTCTTGACAAATGCGCTTATAGATATGTATTTCAAGTGTAAGAGTGCGGATATGGCGCGGAAGGTCTTTGAGCAGAGCTCAGCGATGGACATTGTCATCTGCACTGCGATGATCTCGGGCTTTGCTCTCAATGGGATGAATAGCGATGCTCTGGAAATTTTCCGGTGCTTGGTTGAGAGGAAGATGTCGCCTAATGCTGTCACGTTTGCAAGCACTCTCCCAGCTTGTGCAGGCTCGATGGCCTTAGCGTTAGGGAAAGAGCTGCACGGTAGCATCATTAGGCGAGGGCTTGAAGGAAGATGTTACATTGCAAGCGCGTTGACGGACATGTATGCTAAATGTGGGAGGCTGGATCTTGGCCACCGCGTGTTTGAGAGAACCCTAGAACGCGATTACGTGTGTTGGAACTCGATTATCATGAGTTGTAGCCAGAATGGGAAGCCGGAGATGGCAATGGATATTTTCCGGGAGATGGGATTGGAGGGGGCGAGATACGATTGTGTGAGTATATCAGCAGCGTTATCCGCGTGCGCGAGTTTGTCGTCTCTTTGCCATGGGAAGGAGCTGCACGGCTTCATGATGAGAGGCGGGTTCGAGCTGGATCTCTTTGCTAGTAGCGCTCTGATCGATATGTATGCTAAATGTGGCAACTTGGGGTTGGCGCAGCGCGTTTTTGATGTGATGGAGTCGAGAAACGAGGTTTCTTGGAACAGCATCATAGCTGCTTATGGCAACCATGGCCGTCTGCAGGAATGCCTGGCCCTGTTTGATGCAATGGAGGGCGAGGGGTACGAGCCCGACTCAGTCACGTTTCTAGCAATAATGTCTGCCTGTGGCCACGCGGGGAGGGTCGAGGAAGGGAGGCGCTACTTCAACATGATGGTCGAAAAACGCGGGATCCCTGCGAGGAGGGAGCATTACGCGTGCTTGATTGATATGTTGGGTCGTGCAGGGCGTCTAGGGGAGGCGTTCGAGATGATCGGAGAAATGCCTTTTAGTCCGGATGCGGGTGTTTGGGGAACCCTGCTCGGCGCGTGCAGGATTCACGGGGATGTCGAGCTTGCAGAGGTGGCGTCCAAGCAGCTTTCGCAGCTGGACCCACAGAACTCCGGCTACTACGTGCTGCTGTCGAATCTGCACGCGGATTCCGGGAAATGGGGCCGGGTGGACGAGATTCGGAGCGTTATGAAAGAGAGGGGAGTGCAGAAAATACCTGGGTTTAGTTGGATTGAAGTGAAGAACTGTAACAATGTGTTTGCAGCTGCAGATAAGAATCACCAAGAGGCTTCTCAGATTTACCAGTTGCTTGATCATCTTCTTGTGGAGCTTCAAGATGAAGGCTACGTTCCTCGGCTCGACTCTCCAGTGCCTCCGTTGATCGATGCAGAAGCGTGCTAG